AACATTCATACAAATAATTAAACGTATCCTGACGGCGAACTGAGAGCAACAACGTTGATCTTCAAGGCAACATCCAGGTAATCAAAATCATCTTTCCTACAGGTAAGTGTGAAAAATAAACGCAACATTACAGGGATTTTACGGAATGAGGACTGGTATCCACTAACCACTTATTTTATTGGATAATTTCACATTTTTGCCTTGAGGGggaaaacaaataaatgtaCTAAAATCAAAAACGCATTTGCAAAGCCCACTTTTGCCCATAAACTTGCTTAACTTGACGTTTTCGTTGTTTAAGCTTCATTTCTTCCGGAGATTAAGAACTCGAGGAACATTAAATCCGTTATAATTTAGTCTCTTCATTGGTCTGGAATGATCATAGTTGAAAAGGCCAAAGCCGCGCATGGTGAGCAGTCTTGAGGGATTTCGCAGTGGCGTTATCTTATCCAAATTGAGATGCCTTGTTCTCACGCCTAGCTTCAGCGACATGTCTATTGACTGTCTATTTCATTCACATTTTTAGGTGGAGAAAATCCacaaaatcaaaggaaaatgaaCGCATCTGTAAACACAGCATTAAGAGCAATACCATCTACAACCGCACCAACGATTACAACAACCCCAGGAAGTAATTTAAGTCCTGCATTGCAGGCTATTTACGCAACAATTTCCGTTGTTGCAATCCTTGGAAACACGATGACCATTTTTGTCTTCATCCTCGACAAAACACTCTTGAAGAAGTCCTACAACATGCTTATTCTTGCACTGGCCGTAGGTGATGTACTAACCGCTGTTCTGCTGTTAACAAACCCTGCCTATGTTCTTGGTGACACATTTCCTTACCCATCCGACCCGATCCTTGGAGAAATATTTTGTCGAATAATATGGAGCCGTGTTTTCGTCTTTCAACTTGTGACATTCTCGGCTTACATAGTGTTATTCTTGACGGCAGAGCGATGGTTTGCTGTTTTGAAGCCTCACAAATATACTTACGTCTTCAACCAGAAACGAGTCATTGGTTATATTATTTTCTCGTGGGTGTGGTCATTTGCTCTCACTGGTCCGGGATTGATTGAGATAGCATACAGTTCATCCCCGGATAAAATCTGCGAATTCCGGTTTTATCTCGAAGGCTCCCTATTTCGACTGCTCATGTCCATCTTTCAAGTAACGATGAAGCTACTTTTTCCTTGCCTCGTCATCATTGCCTTGTACATCCACATGATTATGGCGACCAATCGTTCGACTGTGGCCTCAGCAGAGAGTAAAGAGAAGCTGCGCGGAAACATAACACGCATGATTGGTGCAGCGAGCTTCATGCTGGTCATTTGTGTGATTCCAAATCAAATTTATTTGGTGTTTGCCCAGGCAGGAAAAGCAAAGATAGATACAGCTCCACATCATATCGTGTCAGCTCTCACGTTCGTCAACAGCTGCTTGAATCCGTTCGTTTATGGGCTGAGCAACAAAAATTACCGCCAACGCTACCGGCAAATCCTGTTTCCCATATTTCCCAGGGTACTAAGGAAAAGTATCAGCACCGCAAGACACGAGGGTCGTGTTCATCCAACGCCAGTGGACGAAAACGCCTAGTCATGACAAGAATTTCAAAATGGACGAGATATTCCATCTTCTATAAAGCATATTTGCTATTGACAAAGATATTGCTGAACATGAATTTTGTAAAATATGATGAGCCAACTGGTTTGcatccggccagttgggatgttgttgttctgttttgtcgtttcgttgattgtgtagCATTAGCCCTGAAAGGCCCCTATTTTGAGTGTAGAATGTATTGTGTTGTATAGCATTTATTCATAAGCTGTCACTCGGGCTGAGCAAAGTGTACTAACCAAATTCGTAGCAAACGAGCAGAATTTACCTACCAAGAAAAATTTATATATCCAATAAGAAGTATCCAGAGTCGTGCTTGAGGATAAACAATACGTTGAAATATTGAATTCACTGTAGTTTAGATTTACAGCATCTTTAATTTTGAATGTATTACTTTACGCCAAAGACCAAACAATTAAAAACGTCCAGCGATCATTTGACAAACGACTAATAAGCTAATGAAAGGTACGGGCTTATCTCTGAGATGGCCTCACCAACTGCTTTGCAATGTAAAAGTTCTTTTTGAAATTAGAAGCCGAAGTAATTTGTACGTCACTTCCGGGATAGACCCATTCCCCACAACAGCTCGGCCGTCGGACAGGTGAATTTCAATTTTGAGGGGGATAATGTAAGCTTTGGTGTAAGCTTTGGTGTAAGCTTTGGTGCCGATTGACCTTCGTGAAAGAAAGTATTATAAGTCAAGAGTACTTCAAACGTAATTAATTACAGAGTAATTATAACAGTATTgcagtaaataaatattatattgACTTCTGTACAGGATATTAAAAGTGGAAAGAGAATACTGAGCAGTCTTTCATTGGCAGAACTTTTAGGAATTACTGTTGTTTGTGGGAAGCTCAGATAGAGTGTGTTTTACTGTTTCATGGTGCCTTTAGTGAGTTTTGACCAGGAAAACGACAATTTCTCTGAAAGAATAAGAATGATATAGTGCACAATATAAAAAAGTGgttatgaagaaaaagaaaattaaatgcTAAATCAGGTGTCGATTCTTTTGGCAGCAGATCTGTCGGAAAACTATCTGCTAAAGGGGTgcaatattaaacaattattggatgaggtttttgtgatatccagaataatcaaggtcgaggtaagggttatcagccgaagccgaaggctgaggctgataacccttaccgagaccttgattattctggatatcacaaaaaccgaatctaataattgttttattatacattgaaggaaaaaaaaacggtcactgttgtgcttcttcactgacagcaagcaacacaaagcgcgcgaacttgacatgattaccctaagaaatcatgcactgcggtcatacatgacatgattacccgtgaccttggctgaccttgacatgattaatgtataatctgcagttatgacgtcacgggcgctgatttcgaaaattcactgtaggctttcggccaatcaggaaagagatagtgagctcaatgtataataacaatgataatctCAGGTTCAGAACAAGCAAATGGTGTTTTTGTGGACAAAGAGCAAGACACTCAAATGGGTACAAGATCATACTTGATTTTGCTCACTTCTTGAAACAACCATGATATCATTTCAGtagataataaacaattattggatgaggttgagcatgatatcatgaattatcaaaaccgaggtctgtgttatctgacgaagccgaaggctgaggcagataacacagacacgaggttttgataatttatgatatcatgcgaaaaccgaattcaataattgttttattatacatttttcacataattcatcctcagaaacagaagcgaagcgttcagccattttgtttctgaggagaacactccaaggggcttagtaaccaggcagacgttgaccTTGACATGATATGATGTAATATCTGCaacagatattacatttatcatgtcaagttcacaagctattgtgaattgattgattgctctcgaccaatcagatttttcatagtgagtctgatgtataataatgtaTAATGAAGGCATCTCGGGACATCTTAAGGCCGGATGGTTTTTGGTATGTGTAGAagatgattttttaaaatatgtctCATCACATGTTCTTATATATTCCCTAAGTTCTTGTTTCCCCTGCAGTTCAAAACTGCCATCGTTAAGATAGATGGAGAGATAAAAACAACTTCTTCTGTGAACCGGCTCTGCCTCTGAAACAAAATGTTGCGTGTGCATGCACACGTGGAACTCCATTGCGGGGACTTTTGTTTTCGCAACAATGTTTTCTCGTTGCTGGGACCTTAAGAAACATCGATCGGACGACATGACAGCTTTAGTACAGCTGCAGGTCAGCGTAGCTTATCTCTCGCATTTTGCATGATATGCCAAGAGAATTACGTGAGAATGAATTAAAACGTCAACTCCAATTGAAAAGGCTTTCCTTTTCAGAGGGTTTTGAATTAGTGTTGACATTAGTGTAGATATCCAGGATATCTCGTTTGGTGTATAATTTTGTTGTAACACTACGTATTCGAATTTCTGTCTTCTTTAATCTCCAGTTTTTGTCACATTGTAATTGTTTCTGAAGCTTTTCATTAAAGTATTTGGCATCTACCAGCTGACAAAAACGAGAAAAAACACTTCGGGAACAACGCTTCGTAATTTGTCGCGGCCTTTAAAATTAATCCATGACTAGCAAATAAGTGTTATGAAAAAGGTAGCTTTCTCGGATTTTTGGATTTCGAAGATGCCGGAGGCAGTATTATCACTTTATTGCATGGCGTGAAAATAACTGATTGACAAGTTTGGAAAAATAAATgtgcattttaataataatataatctcTCTGTTTTCGTGTTTCTGAGATGGCCGAAGAGAGTAatgttccatttttttcttaatcaagtTTCCAAGGATACCCCAACGGTCAAATGTTTTACCTAAGAAGACGAGCGATATTTCGACTTAACAACCTAATATCTGAAGCGAActtgaaatggcctattctacGAAGTCTTTGTTGTGATTACAAACGCATGCCGcagaatgaaattttaaatagatCTCACAACATCTCAAGCTTTCTCGACTTTGCTTTAAAATACAGCTGGAGTTAAGTGTATTCCTTTCTTTTCATGCAATTCACGAGAGAATAATTATAAGGCTTGATTAAAATTTTTGTTATCTATCTAGTTTCCTATTTAATTCAAATTGTCTTTCTTTTAGggacacccaacgagaatatagttcaaaaccacttaaacatagcattgtcaaacgtattttagtattttaacggtagataaaggcatatttttatcccctagaaatctttcatctgttcggatttcctagctgaacgtctagtgatccgaacatcatagggattaaaacttactttttcgaaattttcagccagaaaaaaggcccccgaaaattctaggtgacctttttagggtaaaaatccgttaaaaatgggcaaatataccatttttcaaatgttcgaaagtcctaggagaggcaggcaagcaagaaattttacaacgaatgttccgaaaattctagatctcaaatcgtcttccgaacagatattttccgaaaattgatgTTTGGTGCCCCTGTTCTTTATCATGCTTTTCAAAGTGTGAATTTGCTTCAATACTGAAAGAAATCCAGGGACGTCATTGCTCTAATAAATATTGTAATATCAATCAATATAAGACCAtccaatatttaaaaatattacgCTAAAATACCTTTCACGAACGACAATTCATTTGAGTTATTCATGCACATGAGTCGATCAAAGATTTTAATTACAAGAATTCTGTGAAAAGCCGGCATTTCCTCTCTGCAGGTAagcttaaaaaatattttaaatttattcccCAGTCTGCAACAGTAAATGACTAAATTTTTGTTGACCAAAAAAGCATTATTCCATTTAGTTTCTATATGGACTATATTCAAGAGCCCATATAGAGACAGATTTATAATGAGTTGATTACAGAATGCAACCGGTTCTTGCCTGCGGATTCTACATCCTACTGAGTTCATCGTTTACTTAGCGGTTGATCAAATCTCATACTATTTTGCTGATGTATTTACTTCGTACtctgattttcatttttcgtATTTTCAGCGAAAGCTAAACCCCTCTAAATACTGGAGGAAATATGAACTCATCTGAGAACAGTTCATTAAGCCTCTTAACTTCGTCTGCGACTATACCAACGAACTTTACAACCTCTGGAAATGGTTTGAGTCCCGTCTTGCAGGCTATTTACTCAACAATTTCAGCGGTTGCAGTCCTTGGAAACACGATGACCATTTTCGTCTTTGTCCTCGACAAAACACTCTTGAAGAAGTCCTACAACATGCTTATTCTCGCCCTAGCCATTGGTGATTTACTAACCGCTGTGCAGCTGATAACAAACCCTGCCTATGTGCTTGGTGACACATTCCCTTACCCATCCCACCCGATCCTTGGAGAAATGTTTTGTCGAATAATATGGAGCCGTGTTTTCGTTTTTCAGCTTGTGGTGTTCTCGGCTTACATATTATTATTCTTGACGGCAGAACGATGGTTTGCTGTTTTGAAGCCTCACAAATACAACGACATCTTCAACCAGAAACGAGTCATTGGTtatattattttctcttgggtgTGGTCGTTTGCCCTCACTGGTCCCGGCATGCTTGAAATAGCGTACAGTTCATCCCGAGACAAAATCTGTGAATTTCGTTTTTATTTACCGGGTTCCCTATTTCGAGTGCTTACTTCCATCTTTCAAGTTACTATGAAGCTATTTTTTCCTTGCCTTGTGATCATCTCCCTGTACGTACATATGATTGTCCATACAAACCGATCGACAGCGGCTTCACCAGAGAGCAAAGCAAAGCTCCGTAGCAAACTTACTCGCATGATTGGCGCAGCGAGCTTTATGCTGGTCATTTGTGTGATTCCAAATCAAATCTATTTGGTGTTTGCCCAGGCAGGAAAAGCCAAGATAGATACAGCTCCGCATCATATCGTTTCAGCTCTCACGTTCGTCAACAGCTGCGTGAATCCGTTCGTTTATGGCCTAAGCAACCGAAATTTCCGCCAACGCTATGGACAAATCCTGTTTGCTATATGCCCGAGGAGAAGAAGAAGGGTAAATCGTGTTTGTCCATGCCCAGAGGATCAAAACGCTCAGTGATGGTTTGCGAAGACGGAATCGAAAAAGGAAGGTCGCAAAGATGCAGTCAGAAGTTTGATTCGCTTATCTCGATCAATCGGAGTGTCGGAAAAGGGCCAAGAAATGGGGTAGTCAGAAGTAAAAATTAAGACAACATTAACCATTATAGGTAACCGTAATGGCCACCGCACACTAGCCGATGTTTTTGTCGTATAACTGCAGGTTTTTTTATCCGGGTAGAATCGGCTTAAAATTTGTCGGGCCACCAAGCCAGGTTTTTATCGCGACGTGAACAGCCCCGAGGCTTGGGGCCGACTCATCCAAAATCAAAATGGCACCTATTCCAAGTTTGTCCTCTTTTTCAGCTGTCCTGTTCAATCTCCGCGACTTTGGAAAAGACGCTTGCTTACTTGGTTCTTATGACAATTTTGTTGTGACGAGTGCCAGGCCTGACAAATTGTCTTGGTCCACCGcacatttaacaaattgatgtcattttttcatgcgtctgtcttgttattgacaatgaatttcgtcataacattgtcaaagtagtctgcagatccactcggctatcgcctcgtggatccacagctactttgacgatgttatgacgcaattcatgatcaataacaggacagacgcatgaaaaattgacatcaatttgttttttacaataacgaAAAGgtagaggggtcaaaattaagtcaaaacaaaacaagaaagcgagacaaaagtGCGAGAAACTTCCATCTGACgggagcaatatcgcgtcattatcgcataaattctaaatttatgtgtctgtccgcttattgacaataaaaattagccaatgagcgcgcgagaatttttgcagtcattgtaaaattaacGATCGAGATGGCCCGACAAGACATTTGGAGATCGTTGCCGATCACTGTCAAATATCATCCGACAAGCACCGATCTTGTGGCAGACGTGTCTGAATTCACCGTACACTAGCCGACAAGTGAGGATTTTTTGTCGGTCGACAAAAAAACCGGCTAGTGTGCGGCGGCCTTCTTAAGAACAGTTTGTGCGAATTCTCGTGAGATTTATAACGGGCCTTGTCGTGTACGGCTAGAGAATTTGGCACCATGTGATGTAGAAAATAAACGCCGGCGGCTTATGAGATATTTCATACGTTTATTTCACCTCGAAATAGTCTTAAGACGAAAAACTAAGAAACGTTTCCTGAGCCCGGCGTAAATTGGTTCAAAGTAGACATAGACCCTACCTTGAAGGAAACCTCCACTG
Above is a window of Montipora capricornis isolate CH-2021 chromosome 6, ASM3666992v2, whole genome shotgun sequence DNA encoding:
- the LOC138050789 gene encoding delta-type opioid receptor-like encodes the protein MNSSENSSLSLLTSSATIPTNFTTSGNGLSPVLQAIYSTISAVAVLGNTMTIFVFVLDKTLLKKSYNMLILALAIGDLLTAVQLITNPAYVLGDTFPYPSHPILGEMFCRIIWSRVFVFQLVVFSAYILLFLTAERWFAVLKPHKYNDIFNQKRVIGYIIFSWVWSFALTGPGMLEIAYSSSRDKICEFRFYLPGSLFRVLTSIFQVTMKLFFPCLVIISLYVHMIVHTNRSTAASPESKAKLRSKLTRMIGAASFMLVICVIPNQIYLVFAQAGKAKIDTAPHHIVSALTFVNSCVNPFVYGLSNRNFRQRYGQILFAICPRRRRRVNRVCPCPEDQNAQ
- the LOC138050788 gene encoding mu-type opioid receptor-like, with protein sequence MNASVNTALRAIPSTTAPTITTTPGSNLSPALQAIYATISVVAILGNTMTIFVFILDKTLLKKSYNMLILALAVGDVLTAVLLLTNPAYVLGDTFPYPSDPILGEIFCRIIWSRVFVFQLVTFSAYIVLFLTAERWFAVLKPHKYTYVFNQKRVIGYIIFSWVWSFALTGPGLIEIAYSSSPDKICEFRFYLEGSLFRLLMSIFQVTMKLLFPCLVIIALYIHMIMATNRSTVASAESKEKLRGNITRMIGAASFMLVICVIPNQIYLVFAQAGKAKIDTAPHHIVSALTFVNSCLNPFVYGLSNKNYRQRYRQILFPIFPRVLRKSISTARHEGRVHPTPVDENA